The DNA sequence GCCGTACTCCGACCCACTATGCCGCGGGCGTTCGTCATCGCTCCCGACGGGTCGATGAAGGTCAATACCGACTATTTCACCAGTGTCGAGCTGACGAGCACCAGCCCGCAGGTGGTGACCTACACGATCAATCCCAAGGCCGTGTGGTCCGACGGCAACCCGATCACCTGGGAGGACATTGCCGCTCAGATCAACGCCCGTAGTGGCAAGAACAAGGCATTCGTGGTCGCCTCGCCCGACGGCGCCGATCGAGTGGCCTCCGTCACCCGCGGCGTGGACGACCGGCAGGCCATCATCGCCTTCGCCAAGCCCTATACCGACTGGCGCGGCATGTTCGCCGGCAACAACATGTTGTATCCGCGGTCCGTGACCGCCACCCCCGAAGCGTTCAACAAGGGGCAGCTGAACGGTCCGGGCCCATCCGCCGGGCCGTTCCTGATGTCCGGAATCGACCGCACGGCACAGCGAATCATCTTGACTCGCAACGCCAAGTGGTGGGGTGCCCCGCCACTGCTGGATTCCATCACGTTCCTGGTGCTCGACGACGCGGCTCGTGTCCCTGCGCTGCAGAACAACACCATCGATGCCACCGGACTCGGCTCGCTCGACGAGCTGACGATCGCCCGGCGCACGCCGGGCATCTCCATCCGGCGCACACCCGGCCTGCAGTGGTATCACTTCACCTTCAACGGCGCGCCCGGTTCGATCCTGTCGGACAAGGCCCTGCGGCTGGCCGTCGCCAAGGGCATCGACCGGCAGGCCATTGCCGACGTCACCCAGCGCGGGTTGGTGGACAAGCCGGTCCCACTGAACAACCACGTCTACGTCGCCGGGCAGAAGGGCTATCAGGACAACAGCGCCGTGGTGGCCTACGACCCGGAGAAGGCCAAGTCCGAGCTCGACGCCCTGGGTTGGAAGCTGAACGGGAAGTTCCGGGAGAAGGACGGCAAGCAACTGGTCATCCGGGACGTGCTCTATGACGCCCAAACCACCCGCCAGGTCGCGCTGGTGGCGCAGAACAGCCTGGCCCAGATCGGCGTCAACCTGCAGATCGATGCCAAACCGGGCACCGGATTTTTCACCAACTACGTCATCCCCGGCGACTTCGACATCGCCCAATTCGCCTGGGGTGCTGACGCATTCGCACTGGGATCGCTGAATCAGACCTACACCACCGGGGCCGAGAGCAATTTCGGCAAGATCAGTAGCCCGGAGATCGACGCCAAGATCGAACAGGCGCTCGACGAACTCGATCAGGACAAGGCCCGCGCGCTGGCTAACGAGGCGGACAAGCTGATCTTCGGCGAGGTGTTCAGCCTGCCGCTGTTCCAGGCCCCCGGCAACGTCGCAGTGCGCAGCACTCTGGCCAACTTCGGGCCGGCCGGCCTCGGCGACCTGAACTACAGCGCCATCGGCTTCATGAAGTAGCCGACGGGCGGGCCACCCGGCCCACCAGCTTCGGCACCACCTCGGGCAGCGCCGCCTCGACCCGCGCCGCCGTCCCGATCGCCCCGACCATCAGCCGCAGGGCGGGCGGGGCGGGCATGGCGTCCAGGGCCGCGGCTTGGGCCGGCAGGGTCACCGCGCGACCGGCCGCCACCGTCGACATGATGCGCAGCGCGGCGCGCTCCTTGCTGTCGAGCACGCTGTGCCCGGTGGTCTCCAGCCGCACCAGCACCGACCGCGGGATCAGCTCGGCAACCCGGTCGGCCACCTCGGGTGGCGTGGTCAGGTCCCGCCCGCCCGAGATGACGACGGTGGGCCAGCTGAATTTCGGCATCTCGGCCACCAGATCGAACGGTTCGGCCTCGAAGGCGGTGTCGCCGGGGGCGAAATCCCGCATCGCGACCGCTGGGTCCAACGGCAGGCCGTCGGGCGTGCCCGCATAGTTGAGCTCCCGGTAGGCGATCCGGCCCACCAAATCGGTCTCGTTGCGGTACGGCGCCTTTCGCCCGACCATGAGCTCTGCGACCCGACCCATACCGGTCCACAGCAGATGCCGGCCCTGTAGCAGCAGATCGAGTTGGCGGTCCAGCAGCGACGCGCCGCCGAAGCCGTACACCGCCGCGGCGAGCTGGGCGGCGGCCGGAGTCATCACACCGTCGTCGAACAGCCGGCGCACCTTGTCGGCCAGGTCGCTGGTCTCGGGGTCCTCCCCATGCCAGAGCACGTCACGCAACGCACGGCGGACGACCTCGATGTCGTCACCGGTGAGCAATGGCGAATCCAGGATCATCGCGTGCACCCGGTCCGGGTGCCGCACGCCGACGCCGGCGGCGACGTAGGTGCCGTAGGAGGTGCCGTAGATGACGGCACTGCGCACCTGGGCGTCGTCGAGCACAGCAGCGACGTCGTCGACGACCTGGTCGACGGTGAGCGCCTCGGGCGGCAGGTCGGCACCGGCATCGTCGTGGCGGGACATCCCGACCCCGCGGTGCTCGATCATGATCACGTCGAGCCCCTCGGCGGCAGCCCGCCTGCGTAGGCCGCGGTACAGCGCGATCGAGGCCACCCCCGGCCCACCAGGGATGATGACGACCGGGTGCTGGGTCTTGCGACCGCTGCGCACGTAGTAGAGGTCGAACTCGCCGGAACCGCCGGGAGTCACCGGGCGGCGGACCGGACGTACCCCGGGCAGGGCGGCGAGCTTCTCGTGGGCACGGCGGCGCTTCTGGTTCAACGTCATCGGTGCCGAACTCCCATGCCTCGATTCTGCCCTGCGCCGCGGGGGAATGGAATGCGCGGTTGGATTCGGGGTGATCCAAAGCAGTGCTCCCCGATCCGGCCATCGGTACAACGGGGACATGACCACAGTCGAACCCCTCAACCACCTGCTGCCCGGTACGCCGGAATTCACCGATCTCCTCGCTCGCATCCGATCTGGGGCCAAGGATCGAGACCTCAACGACGAGAACCCCTTTGACCAAGTCGATGCACTGAAGAAGGCCGGATTCGGCACCCTTCGACTGCCCACCGAGCTCGGCGGTGCGAATTTTACTGTGCGTCGATTGTTTTCCACGATCATCGACGTCGCAGCCGCTGATCCCATTGTGGCGCATATCTTCCGAACCCATTTCTGGTTCGTCGAGGAGCGGCTGCGGACTCTCGGCGGAGGGCAGGAGCGAAGCGACCCGGGAATCGGCACCGATCCACGGTCGCGGCAGTGGCTGGCCAAGGTCGCCGAAGGCAAAATTGTGGGCAACGCGTTCAGCGAGAAGGGCGCCAATGCGGTCGGCAGCCTGGTGTTCAACACCCGGTTGCTGCCGGTGCCGGGCGGCTACCGGCTGACCGGGGAGAAGTTCTACAGCACCGGCACCCTGTTCGCCGACTACCTGACCGTCACCGCCACCACCGATCACGACTCGGTGGCCACCGTCGTCATCCCGGCCGATCGGGAGGGGGTGCGCCTGATCGACGACTGGGACGGCTTCGGGCAGCGCCGCACGGGCACCGGGACGACGATCCTGACCAGCGTCGACGTCTCGGCTGACGAGATCCTCTCGGACTCTCCCTATGATGCCGAGCCGCAGCCGACCGTGCAGTACGCCTCGCTGCAGCTCTACATCCACGCGGTGGTCGCCGGGGTGCTGCAGACCGTGGTCGACGACGGTGCGGAGCTGCTGCGTTCACGCACCCGCAGCTTCAGCCACGCGTTGTCGGAAGCCCCGGTGGACGATCCGCTCTACCAGCGCCTACTCGGCGAGCTGGCCAGCACCGCCTACGTCGCGAAGGCGGCCGTCCTGGATGCGGCAGCGGCGATCGAGGCGGCTACCGACTCTGCGCGCGACGGGGTGCCCGATGCCGATCTGGCCGAAGAGGCCCAGCTGAAGGTGGCCAAGGTCAAGGTGCACCTGGACGACGTCGCCCCGGTGGCGGCCACCCGGTTGCTGGAGCTCGGCGGGGCCAGCGCTGCGAGCCGCCAGCGCAATCTTGACCGGCACTGGCGCAACGTGCGCACCATCACGTTGCACAACCCGGTGGCCTACAAGGCGCGGGTGATCGGCCAGAACCTGTTGCACGGCACGCCCGTTCCGGCCAACGCCTACTTCTGACCCTCGTGCAATTTCGGCGCGGTTGGCGTCGCTGAACGACGTCAACCGCGCCGAAATCGAGATTGGACCACGCCGCGGGGTGATTTAGACACCTCGGTTAGGGGAGAAAGTCCCCAGTTGGCCGCATGATCTTCTGTCCGGTGTCACCACCGTCGTACGTTTGTGGCGGAGCACACAATGACTGAATTCATGCGCAACACCGACGCCTTCACCTGGTCGATGGAATCCGACCCGCGGTTGAGATCGACCGTGGTGACGGTGATTCTGCTCGACCGCTCACCGGACTGGGACCTGATTCGCGAGCGGTTCGACATCGTCAGCCGCGAACTGCCGATGTTCCGCCAGCGGGTCGTCGAGACCTTGCCGCCGGCGCCACCACGCTGGGAGTGGGCGCCGGACTTCGATCTGGACTTCCACATGCGCCGCGTCTCGGCGCCGCAGCCGGGCAACCTCGACGGCGTGCTGGAGATGGCGAGGCTGGCCGCGATGGACGACTTCGACCGCGCCCGGCCGATGTGGGAAGCCACCCTGATCGACGGACTCGACGACGGCGGCGCCGCGGTGCTGTGCAAGTTCCACCATGCCCTGACCGACGGCGTGGGTGGTGTGCAGATCGCGATGACGCTGTTCGACCTCACCGAGGAACCACGGACCATCGACGCGGTGCCCGACGAGCCGCTGGTGACCACCGCGCAACCGCTCGACGGCTACCGCGATGCGGTGCGCTACGACGCAGGTCTGGTCGGCCGGGCGGTGACCGAGACGGTCAGAGGAGTGCCGAAGTTGGTGTTCAACACCATTCGGCGCCCACTGCAGACGGCGACGGCGGCCGGTGAGCTCGCCGCCTCGATCTACCGCACCGTGCGCCCGGTGAGCAGTCCGGGTTCTGCGCTGATGACCGAACGCACCCTGGTGCGCCGGCTCGGTGTGCACCAGGTGCCGCTGGCGGCCCTTCGAGAGGCCGCCCATCGCAGCGGGGGTTCCCTGAACGACGCGTTCGTGGCCGGGGTGGCCGGCGGCCTACGCCGCTACCACGAGAAGCACGGCGCACCCATCGGCGATCTGCACCTGACCATGCCGATCAATATGCGCACCGCCGATGACAGCATGGGCGGCAACCGAATCGGGTTGATGCGCTTCGATATTCCCGCTGGGGTGGCCGACCCCGCACAGCGGATCAGCGAGATCCGGGAGCGCACCGGCAAGGTGCGCACCGAGAAGTCACTGCCCTACACCCAGCTGATCGCCGGTGCACTGAACCTGATGCCGCGCTGGTACATCGGTTCGGTACTGCGGCACGTCGACTTCCTGTGCAGCGACGTGCCGGGCGTTCCGGTGCAGGTGTTCCTCGGCGGCGCCAAGGTACTGATGCAATACGCGTTCGGCCCGACCATCGGGTCGGCGGTCAATGTGACACTGCTGACCTACGTCGACACCTGCGCCCTGGGCATCGACGTCGACACCGGGGCGATCCCGGACTTCGACCAGTTCGTGGACTGCCTGGTGGCGGGGTTCGACGAGATTCTGGCGCTGGCGGGCGACGCGCAACACCCTTAGTGAATCTACTTTCATCATTGATAGTGCATTCACGTTCGGCTAGCTTCAACGGACATGTACAGCACCGCGACCGCACCCGGCAGGGACAGCACTCAGGACATCCCGGCGCGCAAGGGTGCGGTGTCGCTCTGGGCGGTGCTCGGCGCGTTGTGGATCGCGTTCGCGGGGCAGGCGTGGTTGCGCTGGATCGCCTCGGACACCCTGTTCCGCCCGGCACCGATTGCGGGCCCGGACACTTTCGACGGCACCGCCCTGCTGATCCTTCGGGTTATCGAGATCGTCAGCCTGTTCATCGCGGCTGGCACCATCTGGGTGTTCTTGATCAAGCCGCTCGCGACCACCCGACGGTTGACGTTGGACGGCATGATCGTGATCGGGTCGCTGCTGGCGTCAGGCATCGACCCGCTGATCAACTACTTCCACTACACGTTCGCCTGGAATGCCCATGCCCTGAACATGGGCTCCTGGCTCGCGTTCTTCCCCCTTCACCAGGGCCCGACCCGCTACGCCGAGGGCCTGGCTTGGTTTGTGCCGCAGTATCTTTACCTCGGCATCGGGCTCGCGGCGATCGAATGCCGGATCATCCTCGCGCTGCGCCGCCGCTTCCCGGGTATCGCGAACATCCGCTCGTTCAGCGTGGCCGTCCTGTGCATCTTCGGCATCGACATCCTCATTGAGCAGCTCTTCATCCGGACCAGGATCTATGCCTTCCCGCGGACCTGGGAAGCGCTGACACTGTTCGCCGGCTCCGAATTCCAGTTCCCCATCTACGAGAGTGTTTTCGTGGCCGTCTACGCCGCTGGATTCACCTATCTACGGATGTCAGCACACGACGATCCGAACGGAATCTCGTTCGTGGAGCGCGGAATCGACCGCTGGGCACCGCGCTGGCGTACCCCGGTGACCCTGTTGGCGGTCATCGGCTTCTGCGCAGTCTGGGCCGCGCTGGCCTACTTCCTGCCGTGGAGTTGGATGTCGGTCAATCCCGATTCGCTCATCACTCCCCCGTCCTACATGCTGCCCGGGTCGTCCTGATGGCGGGTCAGCGGTAGGCGGGGTCGCGACGACCTTACCGATTGCCGATGAAGGTGGTGGTCTGCCCCACTGGTGCGGGCTGGTCGAGCAGCTTGGCCAGCAGCTGACTGGCGGGGTTGCTCAGCGCCATCGGCGCGTCGGGCGGCAGGAAACCCGCATCGATCATCATGTGCGCTGCCCGAACCATGATGACCGAGAGCCGCAGCCCTGCGAAAACCTCGTAGTAGTCCAAATTTTCGACGGTATGCCCGGTGAGCTGCTGGTAGCGGGCGACGGTCTCCTGCCGGCTCGGAAGGCCGGTGGGCATGGGCATCCCGATACCTTCGGTGTGGTGCCGTTCCAGGAAGAACCACCACCCCAGATCGAGTTCCGGCGCGGCGATGGTCGTCATCTCCCAGTCGAGCACGGCTGCCGCCGAGTGGTCGGCGCCGAAGATGATGTTGCCCACCCGCGCATCACCCCAGTTGAGTACGGCCGTGCCGGGTTCGGTGGGCTTGTTGTCCGCAAGCCACCCGAAGGCGTATTCGATGGTCGGGTTGGGCTCGCCCGCGGCGGCCCAGGTGAAGAAGTTCCGCCAGTAGTCCAGCTGGGCCCCGAGATGGTCGCCACCGGGCGCGGGATCGAGTCCGATGAGCCCGATCGAATGCCAGTCGGCGTTGTGGATCGCAGCGATGGCCTTGATACTGTTGTCCCACATCAACGATCGCTCTTCGGGGCTCAGATCGAGCACCCACCCGCCGGCGGTGAACGGCGGATCGTCCGACGGTACTTCCCCGTCCACCCGCTCCATCACGACGAACGGTGAGCCGAACACGGCCGGGTCGTCTTCGAAGAACAGCACACGGGGCACCGGAACCGCGGTGTGCTGCCCCAGCGCCTGTAGCACCTTCGCTTCCTTGCCCAGGTCGTAGGTCGGGAAGACCCCTTCCCCGCTGGGAGCGACCCGGGCGACAAGGCGTTCAGTGACCTGCTCTCCACCCTTGGTCATCTCGACGTCGAACAGGACTGTCTCATTGGACATTCCCGCGGATTGCGGGATGACCAGATTGGCGACCGCGATGTTGTCGACATCGTCGAGCTTCGCCGCCAGCCAGGTGTTGAGCCTGGCCTCGATGATGTCGGTGTCGATGGTGTTCTTCAGTGCCACAGAAATTCTCCTCGGTGAGAGCGATCAGGACGTAACGCTGTGCAGGGCGCGGCCGTGCATGGCCCGCTGATAGGTGTCGAACCAGATCTCCTGGTAGGTGGAAAAGGAGGTGCGCCCCTGTTCGTCCTCCCACCGGTAGACGCTGTCGCGGAAGGCGACGTTGGGCCAGGCCGGGATGGCGGCGCTCGCGATGGCGTGACCTCGGAAGCGGTAGGTCTCACCGGTCTCGTCCTCGGCGGTGATGTCCTGCTCCATCGCCATGTGGAGCTTGGGGTGGTAGGCCAGCACGTTTCGGCGCACCGATGTCACCGCACGCGTCTGGTCGCCACGCTGGATCCACGCGAAATGATGCGACGGCCGGTCCCCGACCTCGTAGAGGCCCTGCCACGCCGGGTCGGTGTCGCTGGCCTCGAAACTGATCTGGTTGAAGATCAGATCTGGGCCGAAGTACATCGGCGACCAGCCGACCGGCGGGCTCTGAACGGCACCACGCTTTTCCACCCGGACCTGGCGCCAGGAGCGGTCGCGGGGCGCGTAGCAGTCGATGGCGTGCCGTACACCGTCGAGGTGCAGCTCGCCCGTCATCCGCATGAATTGCTCGGTGCCGCCGGGATTGCCGGTCGACTCGTGGTGCGTGTCTTCTCCCGGCATGACATGGCCGCGGGCAAGAAGCGGGGTCACCGCGTCGGCGAGCACGTCGAAGGACATCCGGGCGTCGGTGGCCCGATACGTCAGCCGCGCCGTCTTACCCGGCTCCAGGAATTCGATGCTCAGTCCGTTGTCGGTGGTGATGCGCGCCCCATCGACAGTCGGCCACGGCATGGTGATCTCGTAGTCGAGGTATGCCATGTCGGTGAGTTCGACGTTGTCGTTGCCTTGAAAAACACAGACGCCACCCTGCGCAAGCGGGAAGGCGGGTTGATACCGGATGTAGATGAACGCGCCGATGGCCGCCTCGGGTATCGAGAAACCGAAGTAGTGCGTGTGGATCATGTGCGGATCCCAGGTCTCACCGGCCTGCGGCAGTGGCAGGAGTAGATCGGTGCTTCCCGGATGAGTGCGAATCGACATGGTGGACAGCCTCTTTCGATGTTGGCGAAGGCTGGGTTCGCTGGCTAATGCGCGCGACGCACAGCATCTGCTGTGACCCAGGTCATGCATTCGGTCGCACAACTGTAGCTTTTCACGACTGGTCAATCAAGACTGAATATCTATTCATAAGCGATGATGTACCAGTGAGTCCCGAGACCCCGAAGGCGGCCCTTACCCGCACGGAGCGCCAACAGTCACGCACCCGGCGGCTGGTCATGGACGCCGGTCGAGAGCTGATCGCAGCCAAGGGCCTGAACGGATTGCGCGTCCAGGACGTCACCGAGCGAGCCGACATCGCCCTGGGGTCGT is a window from the Mycolicibacterium anyangense genome containing:
- a CDS encoding ABC transporter family substrate-binding protein — translated: MTSSAIRSTSTRRSCWPLSRSLIRRAASIVWVTRTIRRHAGRIAALAVVAGLVVSGCSGGKQPTPSAGGNAEVGTTSDINPQDPATLRNGGNLRLALTSFPANFNTLNVDGNDGDTGAVLRPTMPRAFVIAPDGSMKVNTDYFTSVELTSTSPQVVTYTINPKAVWSDGNPITWEDIAAQINARSGKNKAFVVASPDGADRVASVTRGVDDRQAIIAFAKPYTDWRGMFAGNNMLYPRSVTATPEAFNKGQLNGPGPSAGPFLMSGIDRTAQRIILTRNAKWWGAPPLLDSITFLVLDDAARVPALQNNTIDATGLGSLDELTIARRTPGISIRRTPGLQWYHFTFNGAPGSILSDKALRLAVAKGIDRQAIADVTQRGLVDKPVPLNNHVYVAGQKGYQDNSAVVAYDPEKAKSELDALGWKLNGKFREKDGKQLVIRDVLYDAQTTRQVALVAQNSLAQIGVNLQIDAKPGTGFFTNYVIPGDFDIAQFAWGADAFALGSLNQTYTTGAESNFGKISSPEIDAKIEQALDELDQDKARALANEADKLIFGEVFSLPLFQAPGNVAVRSTLANFGPAGLGDLNYSAIGFMK
- a CDS encoding alpha/beta hydrolase, producing the protein MTLNQKRRRAHEKLAALPGVRPVRRPVTPGGSGEFDLYYVRSGRKTQHPVVIIPGGPGVASIALYRGLRRRAAAEGLDVIMIEHRGVGMSRHDDAGADLPPEALTVDQVVDDVAAVLDDAQVRSAVIYGTSYGTYVAAGVGVRHPDRVHAMILDSPLLTGDDIEVVRRALRDVLWHGEDPETSDLADKVRRLFDDGVMTPAAAQLAAAVYGFGGASLLDRQLDLLLQGRHLLWTGMGRVAELMVGRKAPYRNETDLVGRIAYRELNYAGTPDGLPLDPAVAMRDFAPGDTAFEAEPFDLVAEMPKFSWPTVVISGGRDLTTPPEVADRVAELIPRSVLVRLETTGHSVLDSKERAALRIMSTVAAGRAVTLPAQAAALDAMPAPPALRLMVGAIGTAARVEAALPEVVPKLVGRVARPSATS
- a CDS encoding acyl-CoA dehydrogenase family protein, translated to MTTVEPLNHLLPGTPEFTDLLARIRSGAKDRDLNDENPFDQVDALKKAGFGTLRLPTELGGANFTVRRLFSTIIDVAAADPIVAHIFRTHFWFVEERLRTLGGGQERSDPGIGTDPRSRQWLAKVAEGKIVGNAFSEKGANAVGSLVFNTRLLPVPGGYRLTGEKFYSTGTLFADYLTVTATTDHDSVATVVIPADREGVRLIDDWDGFGQRRTGTGTTILTSVDVSADEILSDSPYDAEPQPTVQYASLQLYIHAVVAGVLQTVVDDGAELLRSRTRSFSHALSEAPVDDPLYQRLLGELASTAYVAKAAVLDAAAAIEAATDSARDGVPDADLAEEAQLKVAKVKVHLDDVAPVAATRLLELGGASAASRQRNLDRHWRNVRTITLHNPVAYKARVIGQNLLHGTPVPANAYF
- a CDS encoding wax ester/triacylglycerol synthase domain-containing protein; amino-acid sequence: MTEFMRNTDAFTWSMESDPRLRSTVVTVILLDRSPDWDLIRERFDIVSRELPMFRQRVVETLPPAPPRWEWAPDFDLDFHMRRVSAPQPGNLDGVLEMARLAAMDDFDRARPMWEATLIDGLDDGGAAVLCKFHHALTDGVGGVQIAMTLFDLTEEPRTIDAVPDEPLVTTAQPLDGYRDAVRYDAGLVGRAVTETVRGVPKLVFNTIRRPLQTATAAGELAASIYRTVRPVSSPGSALMTERTLVRRLGVHQVPLAALREAAHRSGGSLNDAFVAGVAGGLRRYHEKHGAPIGDLHLTMPINMRTADDSMGGNRIGLMRFDIPAGVADPAQRISEIRERTGKVRTEKSLPYTQLIAGALNLMPRWYIGSVLRHVDFLCSDVPGVPVQVFLGGAKVLMQYAFGPTIGSAVNVTLLTYVDTCALGIDVDTGAIPDFDQFVDCLVAGFDEILALAGDAQHP
- a CDS encoding spirocyclase AveC family protein — encoded protein: MYSTATAPGRDSTQDIPARKGAVSLWAVLGALWIAFAGQAWLRWIASDTLFRPAPIAGPDTFDGTALLILRVIEIVSLFIAAGTIWVFLIKPLATTRRLTLDGMIVIGSLLASGIDPLINYFHYTFAWNAHALNMGSWLAFFPLHQGPTRYAEGLAWFVPQYLYLGIGLAAIECRIILALRRRFPGIANIRSFSVAVLCIFGIDILIEQLFIRTRIYAFPRTWEALTLFAGSEFQFPIYESVFVAVYAAGFTYLRMSAHDDPNGISFVERGIDRWAPRWRTPVTLLAVIGFCAVWAALAYFLPWSWMSVNPDSLITPPSYMLPGSS
- a CDS encoding phosphotransferase family protein codes for the protein MALKNTIDTDIIEARLNTWLAAKLDDVDNIAVANLVIPQSAGMSNETVLFDVEMTKGGEQVTERLVARVAPSGEGVFPTYDLGKEAKVLQALGQHTAVPVPRVLFFEDDPAVFGSPFVVMERVDGEVPSDDPPFTAGGWVLDLSPEERSLMWDNSIKAIAAIHNADWHSIGLIGLDPAPGGDHLGAQLDYWRNFFTWAAAGEPNPTIEYAFGWLADNKPTEPGTAVLNWGDARVGNIIFGADHSAAAVLDWEMTTIAAPELDLGWWFFLERHHTEGIGMPMPTGLPSRQETVARYQQLTGHTVENLDYYEVFAGLRLSVIMVRAAHMMIDAGFLPPDAPMALSNPASQLLAKLLDQPAPVGQTTTFIGNR
- a CDS encoding DUF7064 domain-containing protein, with the protein product MSIRTHPGSTDLLLPLPQAGETWDPHMIHTHYFGFSIPEAAIGAFIYIRYQPAFPLAQGGVCVFQGNDNVELTDMAYLDYEITMPWPTVDGARITTDNGLSIEFLEPGKTARLTYRATDARMSFDVLADAVTPLLARGHVMPGEDTHHESTGNPGGTEQFMRMTGELHLDGVRHAIDCYAPRDRSWRQVRVEKRGAVQSPPVGWSPMYFGPDLIFNQISFEASDTDPAWQGLYEVGDRPSHHFAWIQRGDQTRAVTSVRRNVLAYHPKLHMAMEQDITAEDETGETYRFRGHAIASAAIPAWPNVAFRDSVYRWEDEQGRTSFSTYQEIWFDTYQRAMHGRALHSVTS